Proteins encoded within one genomic window of Mustela erminea isolate mMusErm1 chromosome 21, mMusErm1.Pri, whole genome shotgun sequence:
- the LOC116581907 gene encoding 40S ribosomal protein S24-like, whose amino-acid sequence MTNRLLQCKQMVIDVLHPGKTTVPKTEIRKKLTKMYKTTPDVIFVFGFRTHFGGGKTTGFGMIYDSLDYAKKNEPKHRLARHGLYEKKKTSRKQ is encoded by the coding sequence ATGACCAACCGACTACTTCAGTGCAAACAAATGGTTATTGATGTCCTTCATCCTGGAAAGACAACAGTACCTAAGACAGAAATTCGGAAAAAACTAACCAAAATGTACAAGACCACACCAGATGTCATATTTGTATTTGGATTCAGAACCCATTTTGGTGGTGGCAAGACAACTGGCTTTGGCATGATTTATGATTCCTTGgattatgcaaagaaaaatgaacccaaacATAGACTTGCAAGACATGGTCtgtatgagaagaaaaagacctcaagaaaacagtga